The following coding sequences lie in one Cucurbita pepo subsp. pepo cultivar mu-cu-16 chromosome LG13, ASM280686v2, whole genome shotgun sequence genomic window:
- the LOC111808858 gene encoding polyadenylate-binding protein RBP47B'-like isoform X3, with amino-acid sequence MATLASQPTHHQPTSVEEVRTLWIGDLQYWVDESYLSSCFAHTGEVISIKIIRNKITGQPEGYGFVEFVSHAAAERILQTYNGTQMPGTEQTFRLNWASFGIGERRPDAGPEHSIFVGDLAPDVTDYLLQETFRAQYPSVRGAKVVTDPNTGRSKGYGFVKFADENERNRAMSEMNGVYCSTRPMRISAATPKKTIGVQQQYTPGKVPAYTTPVPVLPADYDANNTTIFVGNLDPNITEEELKQTFLQFGETTYVKIPAGRGCGFVQFGTRASAEEAIQKMQGKIIGQQVVRTSWGRNPAAKQDLATWGQQVDPNQWSAYYGYGGAYDAYGYGVVQDPSLYAYGAYSGYASYPQQVDGVQDLAAVAGAVPAVEQGEEWNDTLDTPDVECLNDAYLSKHESAILGWPLWLTTSSLVRQT; translated from the exons ATGGCGACTCTGGCAAGTCAACCAACGCACCATCAACCAACTTCGGTGGAGGAAGTTAGAACACTTTGGATTGGGGATTTGCAGTACTGGGTCGATGAGTCTTACCTTAGTTCTTGCTTCGCTCACACTGGCGAG gtaatatcaattaaaattattcgCAATAAGATCACAGGGCAGCCTGAGGGTTATGGGTTTGTGGAGTTTGTGTCTCATGCAGCAGCAGAAAGAATTCTGCAGACGTACAATGGGACTCAGATGCCTGGAACTGAGCAAACTTTTAGGTTGAATTGGGCCTCTTTTGGAATTGGAGAAAGGCGTCCTGACGCTGGCCCTGAGCACTCTATTTTCGTGGGGGATTTGGCTCCTGATGTTACAGACTATCTGTTGCAAGAGACCTTTAGAGCTCAATATCCATCTGTTAGGGGTGCTAAAGTTGTGACTGATCCAAACACAGGACGTTCAAAGGGATATGGTTTTGTAAAATTTgctgatgaaaatgaaaggaatcGAGCTATGTCTGAAATGAATGGTGTTTATTGCTCAACCCGACCTATGCGTATTAGTGCAGCAACACCCAAAAAGACCATTGGTGTTCAGCAGCAATATACTCCAGGTAAAG TTCCAGCTTACACTACACCCGTGCCTGTGCTTCCAGCAGATTACGATGCAAATAACACAACT ATATTTGTTGGTAACTTGGATCCTAATATTACAGAGGAGGAGTTGAAGCAAACTTTTTTGCAGTTTGGTGAGACTACTTATGTGAAAATTCCTGCCGGGAGAGGCTGTGGTTTTGTACAGTTTGGGACGAG GGCTTCAGCTGAAGAAGCCATCCAAAAGATGCAAGGAAAGATAATTGGTCAACAAGTGGTTCGTACTTCCTGGGGTAGAAATCCAGCTGCCAAGCAG GACTTGGCTACTTGGGGTCAGCAAGTTGATCCGAACCAGTGGAGCGCCTACTATGGGTATGGAGGAGCTTATGATGCTTATGGATATGGAGTTGTACAAGATCCATCTTTATATGCTTATGGTGCATATTCGGGTTATGCCTCGTATCCTCAACAG gttGATGGTGTACAAGATTTGGCCGCTGTAGCTGGTGCTGTCCCTGCTGTGGAACAGGGAGAGGAATGGAATGATACGCTGGATACACCAGATGTTGAATG TTTAAACGACGCATACCTCTCGAAACACGAAAGTGCTATTTTAGGCTGGCCTTTATGGTTGACTACCTCGTCACTGGTTAGGCAAACATGA
- the LOC111808858 gene encoding polyadenylate-binding protein RBP47B'-like isoform X2 yields MATLASQPTHHQPTSVEEVRTLWIGDLQYWVDESYLSSCFAHTGEVISIKIIRNKITGQPEGYGFVEFVSHAAAERILQTYNGTQMPGTEQTFRLNWASFGIGERRPDAGPEHSIFVGDLAPDVTDYLLQETFRAQYPSVRGAKVVTDPNTGRSKGYGFVKFADENERNRAMSEMNGVYCSTRPMRISAATPKKTIGVQQQYTPAMYPVPAYTTPVPVLPADYDANNTTIFVGNLDPNITEEELKQTFLQFGETTYVKIPAGRGCGFVQFGTRASAEEAIQKMQGKIIGQQVVRTSWGRNPAAKQDLATWGQQVDPNQWSAYYGYGGAYDAYGYGVVQDPSLYAYGAYSGYASYPQQVDGVQDLAAVAGAVPAVEQGEEWNDTLDTPDVECLNDAYLSKHESAILGWPLWLTTSSLVRQT; encoded by the exons ATGGCGACTCTGGCAAGTCAACCAACGCACCATCAACCAACTTCGGTGGAGGAAGTTAGAACACTTTGGATTGGGGATTTGCAGTACTGGGTCGATGAGTCTTACCTTAGTTCTTGCTTCGCTCACACTGGCGAG gtaatatcaattaaaattattcgCAATAAGATCACAGGGCAGCCTGAGGGTTATGGGTTTGTGGAGTTTGTGTCTCATGCAGCAGCAGAAAGAATTCTGCAGACGTACAATGGGACTCAGATGCCTGGAACTGAGCAAACTTTTAGGTTGAATTGGGCCTCTTTTGGAATTGGAGAAAGGCGTCCTGACGCTGGCCCTGAGCACTCTATTTTCGTGGGGGATTTGGCTCCTGATGTTACAGACTATCTGTTGCAAGAGACCTTTAGAGCTCAATATCCATCTGTTAGGGGTGCTAAAGTTGTGACTGATCCAAACACAGGACGTTCAAAGGGATATGGTTTTGTAAAATTTgctgatgaaaatgaaaggaatcGAGCTATGTCTGAAATGAATGGTGTTTATTGCTCAACCCGACCTATGCGTATTAGTGCAGCAACACCCAAAAAGACCATTGGTGTTCAGCAGCAATATACTCCAG CAATGTACCCAGTTCCAGCTTACACTACACCCGTGCCTGTGCTTCCAGCAGATTACGATGCAAATAACACAACT ATATTTGTTGGTAACTTGGATCCTAATATTACAGAGGAGGAGTTGAAGCAAACTTTTTTGCAGTTTGGTGAGACTACTTATGTGAAAATTCCTGCCGGGAGAGGCTGTGGTTTTGTACAGTTTGGGACGAG GGCTTCAGCTGAAGAAGCCATCCAAAAGATGCAAGGAAAGATAATTGGTCAACAAGTGGTTCGTACTTCCTGGGGTAGAAATCCAGCTGCCAAGCAG GACTTGGCTACTTGGGGTCAGCAAGTTGATCCGAACCAGTGGAGCGCCTACTATGGGTATGGAGGAGCTTATGATGCTTATGGATATGGAGTTGTACAAGATCCATCTTTATATGCTTATGGTGCATATTCGGGTTATGCCTCGTATCCTCAACAG gttGATGGTGTACAAGATTTGGCCGCTGTAGCTGGTGCTGTCCCTGCTGTGGAACAGGGAGAGGAATGGAATGATACGCTGGATACACCAGATGTTGAATG TTTAAACGACGCATACCTCTCGAAACACGAAAGTGCTATTTTAGGCTGGCCTTTATGGTTGACTACCTCGTCACTGGTTAGGCAAACATGA
- the LOC111808858 gene encoding polyadenylate-binding protein RBP47B'-like isoform X4, producing MATLASQPTHHQPTSVEEVRTLWIGDLQYWVDESYLSSCFAHTGEVISIKIIRNKITGQPEGYGFVEFVSHAAAERILQTYNGTQMPGTEQTFRLNWASFGIGERRPDAGPEHSIFVGDLAPDVTDYLLQETFRAQYPSVRGAKVVTDPNTGRSKGYGFVKFADENERNRAMSEMNGVYCSTRPMRISAATPKKTIGVQQQYTPVPAYTTPVPVLPADYDANNTTIFVGNLDPNITEEELKQTFLQFGETTYVKIPAGRGCGFVQFGTRASAEEAIQKMQGKIIGQQVVRTSWGRNPAAKQDLATWGQQVDPNQWSAYYGYGGAYDAYGYGVVQDPSLYAYGAYSGYASYPQQVDGVQDLAAVAGAVPAVEQGEEWNDTLDTPDVECLNDAYLSKHESAILGWPLWLTTSSLVRQT from the exons ATGGCGACTCTGGCAAGTCAACCAACGCACCATCAACCAACTTCGGTGGAGGAAGTTAGAACACTTTGGATTGGGGATTTGCAGTACTGGGTCGATGAGTCTTACCTTAGTTCTTGCTTCGCTCACACTGGCGAG gtaatatcaattaaaattattcgCAATAAGATCACAGGGCAGCCTGAGGGTTATGGGTTTGTGGAGTTTGTGTCTCATGCAGCAGCAGAAAGAATTCTGCAGACGTACAATGGGACTCAGATGCCTGGAACTGAGCAAACTTTTAGGTTGAATTGGGCCTCTTTTGGAATTGGAGAAAGGCGTCCTGACGCTGGCCCTGAGCACTCTATTTTCGTGGGGGATTTGGCTCCTGATGTTACAGACTATCTGTTGCAAGAGACCTTTAGAGCTCAATATCCATCTGTTAGGGGTGCTAAAGTTGTGACTGATCCAAACACAGGACGTTCAAAGGGATATGGTTTTGTAAAATTTgctgatgaaaatgaaaggaatcGAGCTATGTCTGAAATGAATGGTGTTTATTGCTCAACCCGACCTATGCGTATTAGTGCAGCAACACCCAAAAAGACCATTGGTGTTCAGCAGCAATATACTCCAG TTCCAGCTTACACTACACCCGTGCCTGTGCTTCCAGCAGATTACGATGCAAATAACACAACT ATATTTGTTGGTAACTTGGATCCTAATATTACAGAGGAGGAGTTGAAGCAAACTTTTTTGCAGTTTGGTGAGACTACTTATGTGAAAATTCCTGCCGGGAGAGGCTGTGGTTTTGTACAGTTTGGGACGAG GGCTTCAGCTGAAGAAGCCATCCAAAAGATGCAAGGAAAGATAATTGGTCAACAAGTGGTTCGTACTTCCTGGGGTAGAAATCCAGCTGCCAAGCAG GACTTGGCTACTTGGGGTCAGCAAGTTGATCCGAACCAGTGGAGCGCCTACTATGGGTATGGAGGAGCTTATGATGCTTATGGATATGGAGTTGTACAAGATCCATCTTTATATGCTTATGGTGCATATTCGGGTTATGCCTCGTATCCTCAACAG gttGATGGTGTACAAGATTTGGCCGCTGTAGCTGGTGCTGTCCCTGCTGTGGAACAGGGAGAGGAATGGAATGATACGCTGGATACACCAGATGTTGAATG TTTAAACGACGCATACCTCTCGAAACACGAAAGTGCTATTTTAGGCTGGCCTTTATGGTTGACTACCTCGTCACTGGTTAGGCAAACATGA
- the LOC111808858 gene encoding polyadenylate-binding protein RBP47B'-like isoform X1, translating into MATLASQPTHHQPTSVEEVRTLWIGDLQYWVDESYLSSCFAHTGEVISIKIIRNKITGQPEGYGFVEFVSHAAAERILQTYNGTQMPGTEQTFRLNWASFGIGERRPDAGPEHSIFVGDLAPDVTDYLLQETFRAQYPSVRGAKVVTDPNTGRSKGYGFVKFADENERNRAMSEMNGVYCSTRPMRISAATPKKTIGVQQQYTPGKAMYPVPAYTTPVPVLPADYDANNTTIFVGNLDPNITEEELKQTFLQFGETTYVKIPAGRGCGFVQFGTRASAEEAIQKMQGKIIGQQVVRTSWGRNPAAKQDLATWGQQVDPNQWSAYYGYGGAYDAYGYGVVQDPSLYAYGAYSGYASYPQQVDGVQDLAAVAGAVPAVEQGEEWNDTLDTPDVECLNDAYLSKHESAILGWPLWLTTSSLVRQT; encoded by the exons ATGGCGACTCTGGCAAGTCAACCAACGCACCATCAACCAACTTCGGTGGAGGAAGTTAGAACACTTTGGATTGGGGATTTGCAGTACTGGGTCGATGAGTCTTACCTTAGTTCTTGCTTCGCTCACACTGGCGAG gtaatatcaattaaaattattcgCAATAAGATCACAGGGCAGCCTGAGGGTTATGGGTTTGTGGAGTTTGTGTCTCATGCAGCAGCAGAAAGAATTCTGCAGACGTACAATGGGACTCAGATGCCTGGAACTGAGCAAACTTTTAGGTTGAATTGGGCCTCTTTTGGAATTGGAGAAAGGCGTCCTGACGCTGGCCCTGAGCACTCTATTTTCGTGGGGGATTTGGCTCCTGATGTTACAGACTATCTGTTGCAAGAGACCTTTAGAGCTCAATATCCATCTGTTAGGGGTGCTAAAGTTGTGACTGATCCAAACACAGGACGTTCAAAGGGATATGGTTTTGTAAAATTTgctgatgaaaatgaaaggaatcGAGCTATGTCTGAAATGAATGGTGTTTATTGCTCAACCCGACCTATGCGTATTAGTGCAGCAACACCCAAAAAGACCATTGGTGTTCAGCAGCAATATACTCCAGGTAAAG CAATGTACCCAGTTCCAGCTTACACTACACCCGTGCCTGTGCTTCCAGCAGATTACGATGCAAATAACACAACT ATATTTGTTGGTAACTTGGATCCTAATATTACAGAGGAGGAGTTGAAGCAAACTTTTTTGCAGTTTGGTGAGACTACTTATGTGAAAATTCCTGCCGGGAGAGGCTGTGGTTTTGTACAGTTTGGGACGAG GGCTTCAGCTGAAGAAGCCATCCAAAAGATGCAAGGAAAGATAATTGGTCAACAAGTGGTTCGTACTTCCTGGGGTAGAAATCCAGCTGCCAAGCAG GACTTGGCTACTTGGGGTCAGCAAGTTGATCCGAACCAGTGGAGCGCCTACTATGGGTATGGAGGAGCTTATGATGCTTATGGATATGGAGTTGTACAAGATCCATCTTTATATGCTTATGGTGCATATTCGGGTTATGCCTCGTATCCTCAACAG gttGATGGTGTACAAGATTTGGCCGCTGTAGCTGGTGCTGTCCCTGCTGTGGAACAGGGAGAGGAATGGAATGATACGCTGGATACACCAGATGTTGAATG TTTAAACGACGCATACCTCTCGAAACACGAAAGTGCTATTTTAGGCTGGCCTTTATGGTTGACTACCTCGTCACTGGTTAGGCAAACATGA
- the LOC111809113 gene encoding zinc finger protein ZAT9-like produces MESHICKLCFKSLANGKAYAAHMKAHLTATMAPPLPPPTPPETHGGVPSSFSSYSADDDEFREDPKRIFNILLQETESETESTNPSRKRSKKYRKPPLEPSSSVSDTSPEEDLAMSLMMLSRDRWMKPETKSLKGIKRKKKCGKCTKLFRSYRALFSHEKICQLETELDEEQEEHEELKNGGTRRVFKCPFCFKLFGSGQALGGHKRSHVLSSENAAVSVNASVSLKLEISLIDLNLPAPIEEDDYSVVSDA; encoded by the coding sequence ATGGAGTCCCACATTTGCAAGCTCTGTTTCAAATCCTTAGCCAATGGCAAAGCCTACGCCGCCCACATGAAGGCCCATCTCACTGCCACCATGGCGCCACCACTCCCTCCGCCCACTCCTCCAGAGACCCACGGCGGCGTtccctcttccttctcctcctaCTCCGCTGACGACGACGAATTTCGAGAAGATCCCAAGAGAATTTTCAACATTCTCCTTCAAGAAACAGAGAGCGAAACGGAATCCACAAACCCATCTCGGAAAAGATCCAAAAAGTACCGGAAACCGCCGTTGGAACCAAGCAGCTCTGTTTCTGATACTTCGCCGGAGGAAGACCTCGCCATGTCTCTGATGATGCTCTCACGCGATCGATGGATGAAACCAGAAACGAAATCATTGAAGggaattaaaaggaagaaaaagtgTGGAAAGTGCACGAAATTGTTCCGATCTTACAGAGCTCTGTTTAGCCATGAAAAAATCTGCCAATTAGAAACAGAGCTCGACgaagaacaggaagaacaCGAAGAGTTAAAAAATGGGGGAACTAGAAGAGTCTTCAAATGCCCATTTTGTTTTAAGCTATTTGGATCAGGACAAGCCCTTGGCGGCCATAAGAGATCCCATGTTTTGAGCTCTGAAAACGCTGCTGTTAGTGTAAATGCCTCTGTTTCTTTGAAGCTTGAAATTAGTCTGATAGATCTGAACTTACCGGCGCcgattgaagaagatgattacAGTGTAGTTTCGGATGCTTGA